Within Streptomyces albofaciens JCM 4342, the genomic segment GCGGAGGGGTGAGCGCTGCCGGCGGGCGCGGCCGGACGCGCCGGTACCCGTGGCCGGGCGAGCCGGGAGGAATGCCGGGGCCGCCCGGGGTCAGACTGGGTGCATGAGGACTGCGTTCAGCGTGGATGTCGTACGGGCGGCCGAGCGGGACCTGATGGCGCGGCTGCCCGAAGGGGCCCTGATGCAACGGGCCGCCGCCGGGCTGGCGGTGGCCTGCGCGGAGCTGCTGGGGCGGGTGTACGGGGCCCGGGTCGTACTGCTCGTGGGCAGCGGTGACAACGGCGGCGACGCGCTGTACGCGGGCGCCCGGCTGGCCCGGCGCGGCGCGGGCGTACGCGCCGTCCTGCTGTCCCCGGAACGGGCGCACGCGGGCGGCCTGGCGGCCCTCCGGGCGGCCGGCGGCCGGGTGTCCGGCGACGCCCTCGCCGACATCGCGCGCGCCGATCTCGTCGTGGACGGCATCGTCGGCATCGGCGGCAAGGGCGGCCTGCGGCCGGAGGCGGCGCGGCTGGCCGAGGCGGCCCGTGGGGCCATGACCGTGGCCGTCGACCTGCCGAGCGGCGTGGACGCGGACTCCGGCGAGGTGCCGGGGGAGGCCGTACGGGCCGATGTGACGGTGACCTTCGGCGCGTACAAGCCGGGCCTGCTGATCGACCCGGCGCGCGAGTACGCGGGCGCGCTGCGGCTGGTGGACATCGGCCTCGATCTGCCCGCGGACGCCGGGGTGGAGGCGCTCCAGTACGCGGACGTGGCGGCCCTGCTGCCCCGCCCCTCGGCGGAGAGCGACAAGTACCGGCGCGGTGTGGTGGGCGTGGTCGCGGGGTCCGCGCGCTATCCGGGCGCCGCGGTGCTGGCCGTGTCCGGGGCGCTGCGCGGCGGCGCCGGGGCCGTACGGTACGTGGGCCCGGCGGCCGACGAGGTGCTGGCGCGGTTCCCGGAGACCCTGGTGCACGCCGGGCCGCCCTCGAAGGCGGGCCGCGTCCAGTCCTGGGTCATCGGCCCCGGCATCGGCGACGACGGGGACGCGGTGGCGGACGTGCTCGGCTCCGACGTACCGGTGCTGGTGGACGCCGACGGGCTGCGCTTCCTGGACGCCGCGCGGGTACGGGACCGCGCCGCGCCGACCCTGCTGACGCCGCACGCCGGGGAGGCCGCCGCGCTGCTCGGCGCCGACCGGGCGGACGTCGAGGCGTCCCGCCTGCGCTCCGTACGGGAACTGGCCGAGCGGTACGGCGCCACGGCCCTCCTGAAGGGCTCCACCACCCTCGTCGCCGACCCGGCGGGCGGCCCCGTGCGCGCCAACCCCACCGGCACCGGCTGGCTGGCCACCGCCGGCAGCGGCGACGTGCTGTCCGGCCTGACCGGATCGCTGCTGGCCACCGGCCTGTCCGCGCGCGACGCGGCGTCCGCGGGCGCGTATCTGCACGGCCTGGCCGCCCGGCTGGCGGCCACCCCGGACGGCGCGCCGATCCTGGCGACGGACGTGGCGGGGGCGCTGGGGGAGGCGTGGCGGGACGTCAGCCGGTCGTGAGGGCGGGCCCTCCTTCTCCACCTGCCTCGCCGGGCCCCAATCCCCGTCCTGAGACACTGTGTGGATGAACCACACAGCCATGCGTGCCCGTGCGGCCATCGACCTCGCCGCGGTGCGCTCCAATGTGCGGGCGCTGCGGGCCCGCGCGCCACGGGCCGAGCTGATGGCCGTGGTGAAGTCGGACGGGTACGGCCACGGCGCCGTCCGCTGCGGCCGTGCCGCGCGGGAGGCCGGGGCGACTTGGCTGGGCACGGCCCTGCCGGAGGAGGCCTTCGCGCTGCGGGACGCGGGCGACACCGGCCGCCTGATGTGCTGGCTGTGGACGCCCGGCGGGCCCTGGCGGCAGGCGATCGAGCAGGACATCGACGTGTCGGTCAGCGGGATGTGGGCGCTGCGCGAGGTCATGGACGCGGCGCGGGCCTGCGGCCGTACCGCCCGGGTGCAGCTGAAGGTCGACACCGGGCTGGGGCGCAACGGCTGCCAGCCCGCCGACTGGGCCGCACTGGTCGCCGCCGCGCGCGCCGCCGAGGCCGAGGGCACGGTCCGCGTCACCGGCGTCTGGTCGCACTTCGCATGCGCCGACGAGCCGGGCCACCCCTCCATCGACGCACAGCTGGCGCTCTTCGCCGAGGCCGACGCGGTGGTCCGCGAGGCCGGTCTGGACCCCGAGGTACGGCATCACGCCAACACCCCGGCGCTGCTCAGCCTCCCCCGGGCGCACTTCGACCTGGTGCGCGCCGGGATCGGCGTCTACGGCCTCTCGCCCAGCCCCGAGATGGGCGCGCCGGAGGACTTCGGACTGCGGCCGGTGATGACGCTGGAGGCGGCGCTGGCGTCGGTGAAGCGCGTACCCGGTGGCCATGGCGTCTCGTACGGTCACCAGTACACGACGTCCGGCGAGACCACCCTCGCCCTGGTGCCGCTCGGCTACGCCGACGGCATCCCGCGGCATGCGTCGGGCAGCGGACCGGTACTGGTCGCGGGCAAATGGCGGACGGTCGCCGGACGGATCGCGATGGATCAGTTTGTGGTCGATCTTGGCGGGGACCCGGCCCAGGTGGGAGACGTGGCTGTGCTGTTCGGCCCGGGGGACCGGGGCGAGCCGACCGCCGAGGACTGGGCGCGTGCGACCGGCACCATCGGGTACGAAATCGTCACGCGGATCGGTACCCGGGTGCCACGCGTCTATGTTGATGAGCGCGCGGACACGGGGAGCGGGACATGAGCGACAGGACGGGGGCGGCCGCCGACACCGCGATCGACGCGGCGGAAGCGGCGGCCGGGGCGGCCACGGCGGTCGGCGGCTGGACGCGGGCCGGACGCCACGCGGGCATCGCCGGAGCGGCGATCGGCGTGGTGGCGGCGGGCGCCGCCGCGGGTGTGGCCATCGAGCGGCTGACGGTCGGCCGGGGCATGCGGCGCAAGGCGCGGCTCGCGCTGGACGCGGCGGGCCCGTACGGCACGCTGCGCGGCACGCCGGGCACGGCCGTGGCCGAGGACGGCACGGAACTGCACTACGAGATCGACGAGCCGGGCGACGGCAGAGGCACCAAGGGCGGCGGCACCGGCAGCGCGCGCCGCAAGCGGCTGCTGAAGCTGCTGGGGCGCCGCGCCGAGGCGCTCACGGTCGTCTTCTGCCACGGCTACTGCCTCAACCAGGACTCCTGGCACTTCCAGCGCGCCGCCCTGCGCGGCGCGGTGCGCACGGTCCACTGGGACCAGCGCAGCCACGGCCGCTCGGAGCGCGGCAGGGCCCAGCGCGAGGGCACCGAGCGGGTCACCATCGACCTGCTCGGCCGGGACCTGAAGGCGGTGCTGGACACCACCGTGCCGGAGGGGCCGATCGTGCTGGTCGGGCACTCCATGGGCGGTATGACCGTGATGGCGCTGGCCGACCAGTATCCGGAGTACGTCGCGGAGCGGGTGGTCGGGGTGGCCCTGATCGGCACCTCCGCGGGGCGGCTCAGCGAGGTCGCCTTCGGGCTGCCGTCACTGGGCGTCAAGGCGTTCCACAAGCTGGCGCCGGGCGTGCTCAAGGCGCTCGGCGCGCAGAGCGAGCTGGTCGAGAAGGGCCGCCGGGCGACCGCCGACCTCTTCGCCGGGCTGGTCAAGCGCTATTCGTTCGGTACGCCGAAAGAGGTGGACCCGGGGGTGGCGCGGTTCGCCGAGCGGATGATCGAGGCGACGCCGATCGATGTCGTCGCCGAGTTCTTCCCGGCCTTCGCGGTGCACGACAAGACCGAGGCGCTGGCCGCGTTCGACGCCGTACCGGCCCTGGTGCTGGCCGGCGACCGGGACCTGATCACCCCCTCCGACCACAGCGACACCATCGCCGAGCTGCTGCCGGGCGCCGAGTCGGTGTGCGAGCCGGGCGCGGGCCACCTGGTGATGCTGGAGCGCCCCGAGGTGGTCACCGGCCATCTGGAGACGCTGATCGGGCGGGCCGCGGCGGCGGCCGCGGGAGCGCGGTCGGCGCGGGCGTAGCGCGGCGGCCCGGCGCCCGCCGCGCGGACGGTACGGCGGGCGGGTCAGCGACGCCGGGTCCGGAACGCCGGGTTCGGAATGCCGGTTGTGTGCGCCGTACCATCGGCGCATGAGCGCCACCGAGACGACCGTGCACGTAACCGTCAAGTCGCCCACCCGCATGCAGGAGTTGGGCCGCCGGCTGGCCGGGCTGCTGCGGCCGGGGGACCTGGTGATGCTGACCGGGGAGCTGGGAGCGGGCAAGACGACCCTGACCCGCGGCCTGGGCGAGGGCCTGGGCGTGCGCGGGGCGGTCACCTCGCCGACGTTCGTGATCGCCCGGGTGCATCCGCCGCTGGCCGAGGGCCCGGCCCTGGTGCACGTGGACGCGTACCGGCTCGGCGGCGGGCTGGACGAGATGGAGGACCTGGACCTCGACGTGTCGCTGCCGGAGTCGGTGGTGGTCGTGGAGTGGGGCGAGGACAAGGTCGAGGAGCTGTCCGAGGACCGGCTGCATCTGGTCATCGGGCGCACGGTGGGCGCGGACGCGCCGGGCCTGCCGGACGGCGCGCACTCCGACGTGGTGACCGACGAGGACGATGTGCGCGAGGTCGCCGTCCGGGGTGTCGGGCCGCGCTGGGCGGGTGTGGACCTGTCGGTGCTGGCCGGGGAGTAGGCGGGAAGGGGCCGCGCCGGGCGGGGAGCGGGCGGCGCCTCGCACCGTAGTTTCCGACAAGCCGTCGGGAAGATGTTGCGCGCGCGGCGCCGAACGTGGTCACATGGGTGAAGAGAGAGCCGGTTAGGTCTGCCTAACTACGCCCGCTTGCCCGCCCAGGAGCCACGGGAGGCATCCATGTCGGCCCACCAGCCCGTCACCGCAGGGGTCCGCAGCGGCGCGACCGAGCCGTCGCCGACCATGAACGAACTGCTGGCGGCGTGCGCCGCGGCCAGCGCGGTGTCCACGCCCCCGGAGCCGCCGTCGCGTGCCGAGGAGGACGCGGAGACAGACGGGACGCGCGTCGTCGGCGTGCAGGAGACGCAGAGGGCCGGGAGGCGCGACGCGGCGTAGGGGCGGCGTCCCCGCGCCCTTCGGCCACCGTCCCTCGGGGACGCGCACGCCGCCCCTCGGGAAACGACCCCCGCCCTAGGGAACGACGACGATCTTCGTCTCCCGCAGCGCGAAGTCCCACATCGCCGTGCCGTCCTCGCGGGTCTCCCGGATGCCGCCGGTCTTCTTCTTCGCGTTCGGGTCCGGCATCGAGCCGTCGACCGCCGAGCTGAAGCCGATCACCACGCCCTCGGCGACCGTGAAGCGCACCACGTGTTCGATCGGTACCCCGTCCGAGCCGGGGATCTTCAGCGACCGCCCGGTGACCTTGTACGTCCCCGGCGCCGGGGACACCGTGCTCGGCGTGACCTCGTACGTCCGCTTCACCTTGCCGTCCGCCGTGACCAGCCACACCCGCCGGGCGCCCAGCGCGTAGACGACCCGCTCGCCCTCGCCCGAGTCCGGCGGGACCGGGACCTCGGCCTTTTGCTGGTCCGCGCCGTCCTTGCCCTTGCCCGGGGCCGGGCTCGCGGAGGACGACGGGCGCTTGCCCGCGGTGGTGTGGTCGGGGGCCGAGGCGGACGCCTGATAGGCCAGGAAGCCGACGGCGGCGAGCGCGGCCGCGGTCAAAGCGGTGACGATCGTGCTGCTCTTACCGGACACCGCCGTGCCACCTTTCGTACGCGCGTGACTACGGGTGACGGTAGCACCCGGCAGGGCACCCACGGCCGCGCCGTAGTCTTGGAGGCGTGCTGCTGCTTGCTCTGGACACCGCAACCCCCGCCGTCACCGTCGCGGTCCACGACGGCTCCCGCGTACTCGCCGAGGAGCGTCAGGTGGACGCGCGCCGGCACGGCGAACTGCTGCTGCCCGCCGTCGACCGGGTGCTCGCCGAGGCGGGCGTGAAACTCGACGCGGTCAGCGACATCGTGGTCGGCGTCGGCCCCGGCCCGTACACCGGACTGCGGGTCGGGCTCGTCACGGCGGCGACCTTCGCGGCCGCCCTCGACGTGCCCGTCCACGGCCTGTGCACGCTGGACGGCATCGCGTACGCCGCCGGGCTCGACGAACCGTTCGTGGTGGCGACCGACGCGCGCCGCAAGGAGGTCTACTGGGCGCGCTACGCCGACGCCCGCACCCGCCTCACCGAGCCCGCCGTGGACCGCCCCGCGGACATCGCGGACCAGGTCGGCGGGGTGCCCGCGGTCGGCGCGGGCGCGGTGCTGTACGCGGACACCTTCACCGGCCTGCGGGCCGGCGGCCCCGAGCACCAGTCCGCGGGCGCGCTCGCCTCGCTCGCCGCCGAGAAGCTGGCGCGCGGCGAGGAACTGCTGCCGCCGCAGCCGCTGTACCTGCGCCGCCCGGACGCGCAGGTGCCCGCCAACTACAAGGTGGTCACGCCGAAGTGACCGCGAGGGTGGCTTCCGGACAGGGCGCGCGGGACGGCGCCGTGCTCCGTGAGATGCGCTGGTGGGACATCGCCCCCGTACTGGACCTGGAGCGCGAGCTGTTCCCGGAGGACGCCTGGTCGGCAGGCATGTTCTGGTCCGAGCTGGCACACGCCCGCGGACCGGCCGCCAACCGCCGTTACGTCGTCGCCGAACTCGACGGCCGCCTGGTCGGCTACGGCGGCCTGGCCGCCGTCGACGGCACCGGCGACATCCAGACCATCGCCACCGCCCGCGACCAGTGGGGCACTGGGCTCGGCTCCCGGCTGCTGACCGAGCTGCTGTCCGCCGCGACCGCCTTCGAGTGCGCCGAGGTGCTCCTCGAAGTACGCGTCGACAACACGCGGGCGCAGCGGCTGTACGAGCGCTTCGGCTTCGAGCCGATCGGCTTCAGGCGCGGCTACTACCAGCCGGGCAACGTGGACGCCCTCGTCATGCGCCGTACCACCCAGTCCCCCTCCGAATCTCCGGCCGATTCCGGGGCCGGGACCCCGGCCGCGACCCCCTCCCCGTCCACCGAACCTCCCACCGCGCAAGGAACCCCCACCCATGGCTGACGAACCGCTCGTCCTCGGCATCGAGACCTCCTGCGACGAAACCGGCGTCGGCATCGTGCGCGGGCACACCCTCCTCGCGGACGCCGTCGCCTCCAGCGTCGACGAGCACGCGCGCTTCGGCGGCGTCGTACCGGAAGTGGCCTCGCGCGCGCACCTGGAGGCGATGGTCCCCACCATCCAGCGCGCCCTGAAGGAGGCCGGGATCGCCGCGTCCGACCTCGACGGGATCGCCGTCACGGCCGGCCCCGGCCTGGCAGGCGCCCTCCTCGTCGGCGTCTCGGCGGCCAAGGCGTACGCCTACGCCCTCGGCAAGCCGCTGTACGGCGTCAACCACCTCGCCTCGCACATCTGCGTCGACCAGCTCGAACACGGCGCCCTGCCCGAGCCGACGATGGCCCTGCTGGTCTCCGGCGGCCACTCCTCCCTCCTGCTCGCGCCCGACATCACCGCCGACGTCCGCCCCCTCGGCTCGACCATCGACGACGCGGCGGGCGAGGCGTTCGACAAGGTCGCGCGCGTCCTGAACCTGGGCTTCCCGGGCGGCCCGGTCATCGACCGCTACGCACGCGAGGGCGACCCGGAAGCCATCCGCTTCCCGCGCGGCCTGACCGGCTCCCGCGACCCGATCTACGACTTCTCCTTCTCCGGCCTCAAGACGGCCGTCGCCCGCTGGATCGAGGCCAGGCGCGCGGCGGGCGAGGAGGTCCCGGTCGCGGACGTCGCGGCGTCCTTCCAGGAGGCGGTCGTCGACGTACTGACCCGCAAGGCGGTGCGCGCCTGCAAGGACAACGGCGTCGACCACCTGATGATCGGCGGCGGCGTCGCGGCCAACTCCCGCCTCCGCGCGATGGCCCAGCACCGCTGCGAGAAGGCGGGCATCACCCTCCGCGTCCCCCGCCCCAAACTCTGCACCGACAACGGCGCCATGGTCGCCGCCCTCGGCGCCGAAATGGTCGCCCGCAACCGCCCGGCCTCCTCCTGGGACCTCCCGGCCGACTCGTCCCTCCCGGTCACGGAGCCGCACGTACCGGGGACGGACCACGACCACGGGGACGGCCACGGCCCTGACCACGGTCATGGTCACGCGCACGATCACGATCACTTCCATGAGCTGAGCAAGGACAACCTGTATTCGTGAGCGGGGACAACCCGTACTCGTAGGGGGAGCGGGCGAACGGCCTCGATCACGCTGTTGCACGACGCCGTGGCGGCCGGCGAAGCGCCGTGATCACGGCGCCCCGGTCTCCGAAGGGCGCCGCCGCGCAAACCTGCCCTGCCTGTTCGTGACACCACGTCATACCCTGGCCAAGCCGAAAATGCAGACATACGGGGAGGCGGCAGGCCGTGAACTGGATCTGGTGGGTGTTCGCGTTCTTCATGGCGGGGGGTTTCGCCACGGTGGCCGAGACCGGGCGCAAGGCGCTGAAGACGCGGCACAAGCGGAAGATGGAGCGC encodes:
- a CDS encoding NAD(P)H-hydrate dehydratase — encoded protein: MRTAFSVDVVRAAERDLMARLPEGALMQRAAAGLAVACAELLGRVYGARVVLLVGSGDNGGDALYAGARLARRGAGVRAVLLSPERAHAGGLAALRAAGGRVSGDALADIARADLVVDGIVGIGGKGGLRPEAARLAEAARGAMTVAVDLPSGVDADSGEVPGEAVRADVTVTFGAYKPGLLIDPAREYAGALRLVDIGLDLPADAGVEALQYADVAALLPRPSAESDKYRRGVVGVVAGSARYPGAAVLAVSGALRGGAGAVRYVGPAADEVLARFPETLVHAGPPSKAGRVQSWVIGPGIGDDGDAVADVLGSDVPVLVDADGLRFLDAARVRDRAAPTLLTPHAGEAAALLGADRADVEASRLRSVRELAERYGATALLKGSTTLVADPAGGPVRANPTGTGWLATAGSGDVLSGLTGSLLATGLSARDAASAGAYLHGLAARLAATPDGAPILATDVAGALGEAWRDVSRS
- the alr gene encoding alanine racemase — protein: MNHTAMRARAAIDLAAVRSNVRALRARAPRAELMAVVKSDGYGHGAVRCGRAAREAGATWLGTALPEEAFALRDAGDTGRLMCWLWTPGGPWRQAIEQDIDVSVSGMWALREVMDAARACGRTARVQLKVDTGLGRNGCQPADWAALVAAARAAEAEGTVRVTGVWSHFACADEPGHPSIDAQLALFAEADAVVREAGLDPEVRHHANTPALLSLPRAHFDLVRAGIGVYGLSPSPEMGAPEDFGLRPVMTLEAALASVKRVPGGHGVSYGHQYTTSGETTLALVPLGYADGIPRHASGSGPVLVAGKWRTVAGRIAMDQFVVDLGGDPAQVGDVAVLFGPGDRGEPTAEDWARATGTIGYEIVTRIGTRVPRVYVDERADTGSGT
- a CDS encoding alpha/beta fold hydrolase, encoding MSDRTGAAADTAIDAAEAAAGAATAVGGWTRAGRHAGIAGAAIGVVAAGAAAGVAIERLTVGRGMRRKARLALDAAGPYGTLRGTPGTAVAEDGTELHYEIDEPGDGRGTKGGGTGSARRKRLLKLLGRRAEALTVVFCHGYCLNQDSWHFQRAALRGAVRTVHWDQRSHGRSERGRAQREGTERVTIDLLGRDLKAVLDTTVPEGPIVLVGHSMGGMTVMALADQYPEYVAERVVGVALIGTSAGRLSEVAFGLPSLGVKAFHKLAPGVLKALGAQSELVEKGRRATADLFAGLVKRYSFGTPKEVDPGVARFAERMIEATPIDVVAEFFPAFAVHDKTEALAAFDAVPALVLAGDRDLITPSDHSDTIAELLPGAESVCEPGAGHLVMLERPEVVTGHLETLIGRAAAAAAGARSARA
- the tsaE gene encoding tRNA (adenosine(37)-N6)-threonylcarbamoyltransferase complex ATPase subunit type 1 TsaE, with protein sequence MSATETTVHVTVKSPTRMQELGRRLAGLLRPGDLVMLTGELGAGKTTLTRGLGEGLGVRGAVTSPTFVIARVHPPLAEGPALVHVDAYRLGGGLDEMEDLDLDVSLPESVVVVEWGEDKVEELSEDRLHLVIGRTVGADAPGLPDGAHSDVVTDEDDVREVAVRGVGPRWAGVDLSVLAGE
- the tsaB gene encoding tRNA (adenosine(37)-N6)-threonylcarbamoyltransferase complex dimerization subunit type 1 TsaB; amino-acid sequence: MLLLALDTATPAVTVAVHDGSRVLAEERQVDARRHGELLLPAVDRVLAEAGVKLDAVSDIVVGVGPGPYTGLRVGLVTAATFAAALDVPVHGLCTLDGIAYAAGLDEPFVVATDARRKEVYWARYADARTRLTEPAVDRPADIADQVGGVPAVGAGAVLYADTFTGLRAGGPEHQSAGALASLAAEKLARGEELLPPQPLYLRRPDAQVPANYKVVTPK
- the rimI gene encoding ribosomal protein S18-alanine N-acetyltransferase, with protein sequence MRWWDIAPVLDLERELFPEDAWSAGMFWSELAHARGPAANRRYVVAELDGRLVGYGGLAAVDGTGDIQTIATARDQWGTGLGSRLLTELLSAATAFECAEVLLEVRVDNTRAQRLYERFGFEPIGFRRGYYQPGNVDALVMRRTTQSPSESPADSGAGTPAATPSPSTEPPTAQGTPTHG
- the tsaD gene encoding tRNA (adenosine(37)-N6)-threonylcarbamoyltransferase complex transferase subunit TsaD, which codes for MADEPLVLGIETSCDETGVGIVRGHTLLADAVASSVDEHARFGGVVPEVASRAHLEAMVPTIQRALKEAGIAASDLDGIAVTAGPGLAGALLVGVSAAKAYAYALGKPLYGVNHLASHICVDQLEHGALPEPTMALLVSGGHSSLLLAPDITADVRPLGSTIDDAAGEAFDKVARVLNLGFPGGPVIDRYAREGDPEAIRFPRGLTGSRDPIYDFSFSGLKTAVARWIEARRAAGEEVPVADVAASFQEAVVDVLTRKAVRACKDNGVDHLMIGGGVAANSRLRAMAQHRCEKAGITLRVPRPKLCTDNGAMVAALGAEMVARNRPASSWDLPADSSLPVTEPHVPGTDHDHGDGHGPDHGHGHAHDHDHFHELSKDNLYS